The proteins below are encoded in one region of Streptomyces ficellus:
- a CDS encoding sensor histidine kinase, with amino-acid sequence MVREGASPGSPGPTSPVIWALPAIVIAAGTAVAVALVSGPARTPVAWLGAAAFVAVALCGGAAARRGGELARLRATVREQHTALARQEAETVRLAGTLLPDVVRRLREGEFPEDVLASLETADAYGPGLTPEFRAAHQAVLRSVLDAVVAEEDLRESAQRAFVNIARRVQAIVHQQAQELRDMEDRHGQSPSVFGDLLRLDHGTALIGRLADSIAVLGGARPGRQWNRAVPLYSVLRGAMSRIIDYQRVELHSVSEVAVVGPAVEPLIHALAELLDNATRYSPPRTRVHLTAVDVNAGIAIEIEDGGVSMSEEARGRAERMLRQAQQGIDLNDLGETPRLGLAVVGRLAQAYDFQVSLRSSAYGGVRAVLVVPQELITTTSAATGLAHGIGTSSGPRGAVPPPAPAPTPAQEAAVPAPVPAPAPTPQAPAATGPTTADAPVVTERTPSGLPQRRRKTRVTAPEPAATGAGGAPVGALPTGAVPTGAAPTTSTTTSRTTAAAEPEPAPQVQPGMWLAAFQSGLSGERQPGADQNSDASPASASKGEQP; translated from the coding sequence ATGGTTCGAGAGGGAGCGTCGCCCGGCAGTCCAGGGCCCACCTCACCCGTCATATGGGCGTTGCCCGCCATCGTGATCGCAGCGGGCACCGCCGTCGCCGTGGCCCTGGTCTCCGGACCGGCCCGCACGCCGGTCGCCTGGCTCGGAGCCGCCGCCTTCGTCGCGGTCGCGCTCTGCGGCGGGGCCGCCGCCCGGCGCGGTGGCGAGCTGGCGCGGTTGCGGGCCACGGTGCGCGAGCAGCACACGGCCCTCGCGCGCCAGGAGGCCGAGACGGTGCGGCTCGCCGGCACGCTGCTGCCGGACGTCGTACGGCGGCTGCGCGAGGGCGAGTTCCCCGAGGACGTCCTCGCCTCGCTGGAGACCGCCGACGCCTACGGGCCGGGGCTGACCCCGGAGTTCCGGGCCGCCCACCAGGCGGTGCTGCGCTCGGTGCTGGACGCCGTGGTCGCGGAGGAGGACCTGCGCGAGTCGGCGCAGCGCGCCTTCGTGAACATCGCCCGCCGCGTCCAGGCCATCGTGCACCAGCAGGCCCAGGAGCTGCGGGACATGGAGGACCGCCACGGGCAGAGCCCGAGCGTCTTCGGCGACCTGCTGCGGCTCGACCACGGGACCGCGCTCATCGGCCGGCTCGCCGACTCCATCGCCGTGCTCGGCGGGGCACGGCCGGGCCGTCAGTGGAACAGGGCCGTGCCGCTCTACAGCGTGCTGCGCGGCGCGATGTCCCGGATCATCGACTACCAGCGCGTCGAGCTGCACTCGGTGTCCGAGGTCGCGGTCGTCGGCCCCGCCGTCGAACCCCTCATCCACGCGCTCGCCGAGCTGCTGGACAACGCCACCCGCTACTCGCCGCCGCGCACCAGGGTCCACCTCACCGCGGTGGACGTGAACGCGGGCATCGCCATCGAGATCGAGGACGGTGGCGTGAGCATGAGCGAGGAGGCCCGGGGCAGGGCCGAGCGCATGCTCCGCCAGGCCCAGCAGGGCATCGACCTCAACGACCTGGGCGAGACGCCCCGGCTGGGCCTCGCCGTGGTGGGCCGGCTGGCGCAGGCGTACGACTTCCAGGTCTCGCTGCGCTCCTCGGCGTACGGCGGTGTCCGTGCCGTCCTCGTCGTCCCGCAGGAGCTGATCACCACCACCTCGGCCGCGACGGGCCTCGCCCACGGCATCGGCACCTCCTCCGGCCCCCGGGGAGCCGTCCCGCCGCCGGCACCGGCGCCGACACCGGCGCAGGAGGCGGCCGTCCCGGCGCCCGTACCGGCGCCCGCCCCGACCCCTCAGGCACCGGCCGCGACCGGCCCGACCACCGCCGACGCGCCCGTCGTGACCGAACGGACGCCCAGCGGCCTGCCGCAGCGCCGCCGCAAGACCCGGGTCACCGCGCCGGAGCCCGCGGCCACCGGCGCGGGCGGGGCCCCGGTGGGCGCCCTGCCGACCGGCGCCGTACCGACGGGGGCCGCGCCGACCACCAGCACCACGACCAGCCGGACCACCGCCGCCGCCGAGCCGGAGCCCGCGCCGCAGGTGCAGCCCGGCATGTGGCTGGCCGCCTTCCAGAGCGGCCTGTCCGGAGAACGCCAGCCCGGCGCAGACCAGAACAGCGACGCCTCGCCGGCCTCGGCGAGCAAGGGGGAACAGCCATGA
- a CDS encoding GTP-binding protein — protein MDFRSSEPPAGPRRADTLPATTTAAVKVVIVGGFGVGKTTLVGSVSEIRPLTTEETMTQAGVGVDDTAGVERKSSTTVAMDFGRISINEELVLYLFGTPGQERFWFLWRGLFEGALGAVVLVDTRRLEVSFDVIGRLEERGVPFVVAVNSFPGAPEHPVDELRAALDLPASVPIVRCDARLRDSSRDVLMTLMRYLHSLAVTPEAS, from the coding sequence ATGGACTTCAGAAGCTCTGAGCCGCCCGCCGGTCCGCGCCGCGCGGACACCCTGCCGGCCACGACCACCGCCGCGGTCAAGGTGGTGATCGTCGGCGGCTTCGGGGTCGGGAAGACGACGCTGGTCGGCTCGGTGAGCGAGATCCGGCCGCTGACCACCGAGGAGACGATGACCCAGGCCGGGGTCGGCGTCGACGACACGGCCGGCGTGGAACGCAAGAGCTCCACGACCGTGGCCATGGACTTCGGCCGCATCAGCATCAACGAGGAGCTGGTGCTGTACCTGTTCGGCACGCCCGGCCAGGAGCGCTTCTGGTTCCTGTGGCGCGGCCTGTTCGAGGGCGCGCTGGGCGCGGTGGTCCTGGTCGACACCCGCCGCCTGGAGGTCAGCTTCGACGTCATCGGCCGGCTGGAGGAGCGCGGCGTCCCCTTCGTGGTCGCCGTCAACTCCTTCCCCGGCGCGCCCGAACACCCGGTGGATGAGCTCCGCGCCGCCCTCGACCTGCCCGCGTCGGTGCCGATCGTCCGCTGCGACGCCCGGCTGCGCGACTCCAGCCGCGACGTCCTGATGACGCTGATGCGCTACCTGCACTCCCTCGCCGTGACCCCGGAGGCATCGTGA
- a CDS encoding DUF742 domain-containing protein translates to MSEPGRPRGTGPDWEDGSPERLYVITGGRSGSLESAPLDLVTLIVARSGPRPGLPPEHAAIMRMCQAPLSVAEISAYLSLPVSVVTVLVGDLLADGDVLARAPVARAQLPDLALIEAVIDGLQKL, encoded by the coding sequence GTGAGCGAACCGGGCCGGCCCCGCGGTACCGGCCCCGACTGGGAGGACGGCAGCCCGGAGCGGCTCTACGTGATCACGGGTGGGCGCAGCGGCTCGTTAGAGTCCGCCCCCCTCGACCTGGTCACCCTGATCGTGGCCAGGTCGGGGCCCAGGCCCGGACTTCCGCCGGAGCACGCGGCGATCATGCGGATGTGCCAGGCTCCGCTGTCGGTCGCCGAGATCTCCGCGTACCTCTCCCTGCCGGTGAGCGTGGTGACCGTCCTGGTCGGTGACCTGCTCGCGGACGGGGACGTACTGGCCCGCGCGCCCGTCGCCCGCGCCCAACTCCCCGACCTGGCACTGATTGAGGCAGTGATCGATGGACTTCAGAAGCTCTGA
- a CDS encoding cytochrome P450, whose product MTTPSTPPPVPGPPQPFPAGPASPPPGCPAHRLYGPAAEADPIGLYEKLRAEHGSVAPVLVHGDLPAWLVLGHRENLDVARTPSRFSRDPRLWHAMREGKVTADHPLAPIAAWQPVCNFQDGPEHQRLRGAVTEALERFDRRGVRRYVKRFAEQLIAGFVDSGRADLVTDFAEPLPMLVMTQLVGAPESYGPRLVEAGRDMIKGTETAVASNAYVTEVLEQLLARKREVPGRDFTSWLLEHSPSLSDEEIVEHLRLVLIAAFSTTANLIANALRLVLTDRRFRANLSGGHMTLPDALEQVLWDEPPLMTILGRWATGDTRLGGRHIKAGDMLLLGLAAANTDPAIRPDPGVPVHGNRSHLAFSGGPHECPGQDIGRAIADTGVDVLLSRLPDLELSVAEGELRWESSLMSRELVSLPVTFTPRGATGTTTAPVAAASVAVAASQPLPEAVPEPARSVPVEGGDPGRSSWWSRLLRRG is encoded by the coding sequence GTGACCACGCCGTCCACTCCCCCGCCCGTCCCGGGCCCGCCACAGCCGTTCCCGGCGGGTCCGGCGTCCCCGCCCCCGGGCTGTCCCGCGCACCGGTTGTACGGCCCCGCGGCCGAGGCCGACCCGATCGGCCTGTACGAGAAGCTGCGCGCCGAGCACGGCAGCGTCGCCCCGGTCCTGGTCCACGGCGACCTGCCGGCCTGGCTGGTGCTGGGCCACCGGGAGAACCTGGACGTGGCCCGCACGCCGTCGCGGTTCTCGCGCGACCCGCGGCTGTGGCACGCCATGCGGGAGGGCAAGGTGACCGCGGACCACCCGCTGGCGCCGATCGCCGCCTGGCAGCCGGTGTGCAACTTCCAGGACGGTCCGGAGCACCAGCGACTGCGCGGTGCGGTCACGGAGGCGCTGGAGCGTTTCGACCGGCGTGGTGTGCGCCGGTACGTGAAGCGGTTCGCCGAGCAGCTCATCGCGGGCTTCGTGGACTCCGGCCGCGCCGACCTGGTGACGGACTTCGCCGAACCGCTGCCCATGCTGGTGATGACCCAGCTCGTCGGGGCGCCGGAGTCGTACGGTCCACGCCTCGTGGAGGCGGGCCGGGACATGATCAAGGGCACGGAGACCGCCGTGGCCAGCAACGCGTACGTCACCGAGGTGCTGGAGCAACTGCTCGCCAGGAAGCGGGAGGTGCCGGGGCGGGACTTCACCTCGTGGCTGCTGGAACACTCGCCGTCGCTCTCCGACGAGGAGATCGTGGAGCACCTGCGGCTGGTCCTCATCGCGGCGTTCTCGACGACCGCCAACCTGATCGCCAACGCCCTGCGCCTGGTCCTCACCGACCGGCGCTTCCGCGCGAACCTGTCGGGCGGCCACATGACCCTGCCCGACGCGCTGGAGCAGGTGCTGTGGGACGAGCCGCCGCTCATGACGATCCTGGGGCGGTGGGCGACCGGTGACACCCGCCTCGGCGGCCGGCACATCAAGGCCGGTGACATGCTGCTGCTGGGGCTCGCCGCCGCCAACACCGACCCCGCGATCCGTCCGGACCCGGGTGTCCCCGTGCACGGCAACCGGTCGCACCTGGCGTTCAGCGGCGGGCCGCACGAGTGCCCGGGCCAGGACATCGGCCGGGCGATCGCGGACACCGGTGTCGACGTCCTGCTGTCGCGGCTGCCCGACCTGGAACTGTCGGTCGCGGAGGGCGAGCTGCGCTGGGAGTCGTCGCTGATGTCGCGCGAGCTGGTTTCGTTGCCCGTGACGTTCACCCCGCGCGGGGCGACGGGTACCACGACCGCCCCCGTCGCGGCCGCCTCCGTCGCGGTCGCCGCCTCGCAGCCGCTGCCCGAGGCGGTGCCGGAACCGGCCCGTTCCGTCCCCGTGGAGGGCGGTGACCCGGGCCGGTCGTCGTGGTGGAGCCGTCTGCTGCGGCGCGGCTGA
- a CDS encoding roadblock/LC7 domain-containing protein, which translates to MSQQRPDMDWMLKDLAESVPQTRHVIVLSADGLRMAQYGAETDTADRLAAACAGLQSLAGAVAAELPHSEGRMRLVVIEMDGGFFYLMAAGAGAYLAVLADEGVDAGLMGQRMRDLVARIGEHLSSPPRRDGLPA; encoded by the coding sequence ATGAGTCAGCAGCGGCCCGACATGGACTGGATGCTCAAGGACCTGGCAGAGAGCGTTCCGCAGACCCGTCACGTCATCGTGCTCTCCGCCGACGGCCTGCGCATGGCGCAGTACGGGGCCGAGACCGACACCGCCGACCGGCTGGCCGCCGCCTGCGCGGGCCTGCAGAGCCTGGCCGGCGCCGTCGCCGCCGAACTGCCGCACAGCGAGGGCCGGATGCGGCTCGTCGTGATCGAGATGGACGGCGGCTTCTTCTACCTGATGGCGGCCGGCGCCGGCGCGTACCTCGCCGTCCTGGCCGACGAGGGCGTCGACGCCGGACTGATGGGTCAGCGGATGCGCGACCTGGTGGCCCGGATCGGAGAGCACCTCAGCAGCCCGCCCCGCCGCGACGGGCTGCCCGCGTGA